A part of Saimiri boliviensis isolate mSaiBol1 chromosome 11, mSaiBol1.pri, whole genome shotgun sequence genomic DNA contains:
- the TMEM278 gene encoding transmembrane protein 88B — protein MSEQGRETETEEDEGGGASDTAPMLPRRPPDHQASALTCPGWLGLAARGLGPLLLPGRLLASLLLHLLLPATAFLLVLLPAAAVVYLGFLCHSRVHPAPGPRCRALFSDRGSAALIVFGLLSLPPLLVLASAVRARLARRLRPLLPPPAPTPGPRRSLGRPDREGQLCAWV, from the exons ATGAGTGAGCAGGGCAGGGAGACAGAGACGGAGGAGGACGAGGGAGGCGGGGCTTCGGACACAGCGCCCATGCTGCCCCGGAGACCTCCCGACCACCAGGCTTCAGCCCTGACATGCCCAGGGTGGCTGGGCCTGGCTGCCCGAGGCCTCGGGCCCCTGCTGCTGCCGGGCCGGCTGCTGGCCAGTCTCCTGCTGCACCTGCTgctgcctgccacagccttcctGCTGGTGCTCCTGCCCGCCGCGGCGGTCGTCTACCTGGGATTCCTGTGCCACTCGAGG GTCCACCCGGCTCCCGGTCCCCGGTGCCGCGCGCTATTCTCGGACCGCGGCTCCGCGGCGCTGATCGTGTTCGGGCTCCTCTCGCTGCCGCCGCTGCTGGTGCTCGCCTCGGCCGTCCGCGCCCGCCTGGCCCGGCGCCTCCGCCCGCTGCTGCCTCCGCCCGCTCCGACCCCCGGACCCCGCCGCTCCCTGGGGCGCCCCGACAGGGAGGGGCAACTCTGCGCCTGGGTTTGA